One Tomitella gaofuii DNA segment encodes these proteins:
- a CDS encoding alkaline phosphatase D family protein, protein MSKPEISLPDRSVAGGTTRRSFLTWSALVGAAAFTPAMLSGPDAAAAPATGSLGSAGSLGGGDPFALGVASGDPLPDSVILWTRVTTDPLVPGGGVPPVPVPVDWEVARDERFRDVVARGSDVALPAAAHSVHVDVRGLEPWRRYYYRFRALGQVSPVGRTRTAPAAGADVGAMAFAWASCQAWYQGYYTAYADMAEQDLDVVFHLGDYIYEYDLPEDSVRPLTGLSAEVRRETTTLQDYRLRYGLFKSDAHLQSAHRAAAWIHTIDDHEVDNNWASQISQDEGADPRAFLERRAQAFRAWWEHTPTRVLPPSGPDMRLYRRYEYGALASFSVLDTRQYRSDQAHGDGQHVQDDVTADAGRTITGGEQEQWILDGFDRSEARWNFLAHQTVITDLPRIRDGERKVSMDQWGGYEASRHRILDGARDRGVRNLVSMVGDIHRTTVSELRRDYRDDSSPAVGVEMAGTSIASGKDGEDSDKANEEFLANNPAMKFGSAQRGYVLCELRPDRWQARLKVTDKVTVPGRPVRTRATVTVPDGKPEIDVRA, encoded by the coding sequence GTTCCGTCGCCGGCGGCACCACTCGCCGCAGCTTCCTCACATGGAGCGCCCTGGTGGGCGCGGCGGCGTTCACCCCCGCGATGCTGTCCGGACCCGACGCCGCGGCCGCCCCCGCGACCGGTTCGCTGGGCAGCGCCGGGAGCCTCGGCGGCGGTGACCCGTTCGCGCTCGGCGTGGCGTCGGGCGACCCCCTGCCGGACTCGGTGATCCTGTGGACGCGCGTGACGACCGATCCGCTCGTGCCCGGCGGCGGGGTGCCGCCGGTGCCGGTGCCGGTGGACTGGGAGGTGGCCCGCGACGAGCGGTTCCGCGACGTCGTCGCCCGCGGCAGCGACGTGGCCCTGCCGGCCGCGGCGCACTCCGTGCACGTCGACGTGCGGGGGCTCGAACCGTGGCGGCGCTACTACTACCGGTTCCGGGCGCTGGGGCAGGTCTCTCCCGTCGGTCGTACGCGGACCGCGCCCGCGGCGGGTGCCGACGTGGGCGCGATGGCCTTCGCCTGGGCGTCCTGCCAGGCCTGGTATCAGGGTTACTACACGGCGTATGCGGACATGGCGGAGCAGGACCTGGACGTGGTGTTCCACCTGGGCGACTACATCTATGAGTACGACCTGCCGGAGGATTCGGTGCGTCCCCTGACAGGCCTCAGCGCGGAGGTGCGCCGCGAGACGACGACTCTGCAGGACTATCGCCTGCGTTACGGGTTGTTCAAGAGCGACGCGCACCTGCAGAGCGCGCACCGCGCGGCGGCGTGGATCCACACCATCGACGACCACGAGGTGGACAACAACTGGGCGTCGCAGATCTCGCAGGACGAGGGCGCGGACCCGCGGGCGTTCCTCGAGCGGCGGGCGCAGGCGTTCCGGGCCTGGTGGGAGCACACGCCCACCCGGGTGCTGCCGCCGTCGGGGCCGGACATGCGCCTGTACCGGCGCTACGAATACGGGGCGCTGGCGTCGTTCTCCGTGCTCGACACCCGCCAGTACCGCAGCGACCAGGCGCACGGCGACGGCCAGCACGTGCAGGATGACGTCACTGCCGACGCGGGGCGCACGATCACCGGCGGGGAGCAGGAGCAGTGGATCCTCGACGGGTTCGACCGGTCGGAGGCCCGCTGGAACTTCCTGGCACACCAGACGGTCATCACCGACCTGCCGCGGATCCGCGACGGTGAGCGCAAGGTGAGCATGGACCAGTGGGGCGGATACGAGGCGTCGCGCCACCGCATCCTCGACGGCGCGCGGGACCGAGGAGTACGCAACCTCGTCTCGATGGTGGGCGACATCCACCGCACCACCGTCTCCGAACTGCGGCGCGACTACCGCGACGACTCCTCGCCGGCCGTCGGCGTGGAGATGGCGGGCACGTCCATCGCCTCCGGCAAGGACGGCGAGGACAGCGACAAGGCGAACGAGGAGTTCCTCGCGAACAACCCGGCGATGAAGTTCGGCAGCGCCCAGCGCGGATACGTGCTCTGCGAGCTGCGGCCGGACCGGTGGCAGGCGCGGCTGAAGGTGACCGACAAGGTCACCGTGCCCGGCCGGCCGGTGCGCACCCGGGCCACGGTCACCGTGCCCGACGGGAAGCCGGAGATCGACGTGCGTGCGTGA
- a CDS encoding helix-turn-helix domain-containing protein produces MKEIRAMREAAGLTQSELAARVGMSQPNISAYESGARTPGAETIGRIRAACRPRPGRLLSENRREIRRIAAEHKAHDPRVFGSIARGEDTPASDLDLLVRFDDDASLFDLVGLAEALEALLGVRVDIVSEAGLTRRSRAIRDEAVAI; encoded by the coding sequence GTGAAGGAGATCCGTGCGATGCGGGAGGCGGCGGGGCTCACGCAGTCGGAGCTCGCCGCCAGGGTCGGCATGTCGCAGCCGAACATCTCCGCCTACGAGTCGGGTGCACGGACGCCGGGGGCGGAGACGATCGGCCGTATCCGTGCGGCCTGCCGGCCGCGTCCCGGCAGGCTGCTGTCCGAAAACAGACGGGAGATCCGCCGGATCGCCGCGGAGCACAAGGCGCACGATCCGCGGGTGTTCGGCTCCATCGCGCGGGGGGAGGACACGCCGGCTTCGGATCTGGATCTTCTCGTGCGGTTCGACGACGACGCGAGCCTGTTCGACCTCGTGGGACTGGCAGAGGCACTCGAGGCGCTCCTCGGGGTCCGGGTGGATATCGTCTCCGAGGCTGGCCTGACCAGGCGGAGCCGTGCGATACGCGATGAGGCGGTCGCGATCTGA
- a CDS encoding DUF86 domain-containing protein: protein MEALDALVAYCDEAAELTARGRKAYESDVLLRRASEAIFHHVGDTIRNSLPPRLLEEHPGQPWSLIVGMRVRMAHIYAENDTSIMWNTLVEHVPRLREYIAHGILRG from the coding sequence GTGGAGGCTCTCGATGCGCTCGTTGCGTACTGCGACGAGGCCGCCGAGCTCACGGCGAGGGGCAGGAAAGCCTACGAGAGTGACGTTCTGTTGCGCCGCGCGTCGGAGGCCATCTTCCATCACGTCGGCGACACGATCCGGAACTCGCTGCCGCCAAGGCTGCTCGAGGAGCACCCGGGCCAGCCGTGGAGCTTGATCGTCGGGATGCGCGTGCGGATGGCGCACATCTACGCCGAGAACGATACGTCGATCATGTGGAACACCCTCGTCGAACACGTGCCCCGCCTGCGCGAGTACATCGCTCACGGGATTCTGCGCGGCTGA
- a CDS encoding sugar phosphate isomerase/epimerase family protein codes for MRETDSASFGGECRPDPLDGYALCWGCVPGTGLTDLAALAARHGFREISVRPRQYFAAAGDDPAWRGKFDDAGVRVGVIDAMLSRLPGAPEPHEVPQSLRPDYALGLDDCLEAAEALGARALNVAHYLGSPVPPDELADAVGEIADAAARIGVAVALEFIPDTGIPDLAAALDIARRAARPNAGVLFDSWHFLRNGGALGDIAGLAQCPVVEAQLSDRRTPAPGEEYVPMKGRLPLGEGEAPLAAIARALRQAAPETVFSLEIFPDQPGDPDRTVAHLAETTRTFAASHG; via the coding sequence ATGCGAGAAACGGACTCTGCGAGCTTCGGTGGCGAGTGCCGCCCCGACCCGCTCGACGGCTACGCCTTGTGCTGGGGTTGCGTCCCGGGCACCGGCCTCACGGATCTGGCGGCGCTCGCCGCTCGGCACGGCTTCCGCGAGATCAGCGTGCGGCCCCGCCAGTACTTCGCGGCGGCCGGCGACGACCCCGCGTGGCGGGGGAAGTTCGACGACGCCGGCGTGCGCGTGGGCGTGATCGACGCGATGCTGTCGCGCCTGCCCGGGGCGCCGGAGCCGCACGAAGTTCCGCAGTCGCTGCGGCCCGATTACGCGCTGGGCCTCGACGACTGCCTCGAGGCGGCGGAGGCGCTCGGTGCGCGGGCGCTCAACGTCGCGCACTACCTGGGCAGCCCGGTCCCGCCGGACGAGCTGGCCGACGCGGTCGGTGAGATCGCCGACGCCGCGGCGCGGATCGGCGTGGCCGTGGCGCTCGAGTTCATTCCGGACACCGGCATCCCCGACCTGGCCGCAGCGCTCGACATCGCCCGCCGGGCCGCGCGTCCCAATGCGGGCGTGCTCTTCGACAGCTGGCACTTTCTGCGCAACGGGGGCGCACTCGGCGACATCGCGGGCCTCGCGCAGTGCCCCGTCGTCGAGGCCCAGCTCAGCGACCGTCGCACGCCGGCACCCGGCGAGGAATACGTGCCCATGAAGGGGCGGTTGCCGCTGGGGGAGGGCGAGGCGCCGCTCGCCGCCATCGCGCGGGCACTGCGGCAGGCGGCGCCGGAGACGGTGTTCAGCCTCGAGATCTTCCCGGACCAGCCCGGCGACCCGGACCGGACGGTGGCGCACCTGGCGGAGACCACCCGCACGTTCGCGGCTTCCCACGGGTGA
- a CDS encoding glycerophosphodiester phosphodiesterase family protein gives MSHSRRPGRRSRRPLVRGASVLASAIAAATAITAVAYAAPAAGPFGSVDPFGSTGSADTGSLPGGGAGPAANLPDGFDLQAHRGGLGETTEESRRAFEKAVELGVTTLELDIGISADGVPVVWHDPVISAGKCRDTAPATDGDPMFPYVGDALHDLTWDQLQTLACDVPLPNHPDTEVVEGNTLIRLRDVFAVAQERNADVHFNIETKIEADRPGLTASPQEFVDTILSAVRDAGVTDKVMIQSFDWRSLPLVRAAEPSIPLVMLWNDSNWFPGSEWTGPVDYDAVGGDILAAADALGVEVLSPSHTLVDAPLIAAAHDAGYRVVPWTVDDTARMAELIDLGVDGLITDYPTRLRAVMAERGMALPEAFPAQ, from the coding sequence ATGTCGCACAGTCGACGTCCCGGAAGGCGGAGTCGGCGGCCGCTGGTACGCGGCGCCTCCGTTCTCGCGTCCGCGATCGCCGCCGCCACCGCGATCACCGCCGTGGCGTACGCGGCCCCGGCCGCCGGCCCCTTCGGGTCGGTCGACCCGTTCGGGTCCACCGGGTCGGCCGACACGGGATCGCTCCCGGGCGGCGGCGCCGGCCCCGCGGCGAACCTTCCGGACGGCTTCGACCTGCAGGCCCACCGCGGCGGCCTGGGCGAGACCACCGAGGAGTCGCGCCGGGCGTTCGAGAAGGCCGTCGAGCTGGGCGTCACCACGTTGGAGCTGGACATCGGCATCAGCGCGGACGGCGTGCCGGTGGTGTGGCACGACCCGGTGATCTCCGCGGGCAAGTGCCGCGACACCGCGCCCGCGACCGACGGCGATCCGATGTTCCCGTACGTCGGCGACGCCCTCCACGACCTCACCTGGGACCAGCTGCAGACGCTCGCCTGCGACGTGCCGCTGCCGAACCACCCGGATACGGAGGTGGTCGAGGGCAACACGCTCATCCGGCTCCGCGACGTGTTCGCCGTCGCGCAGGAGCGGAATGCGGACGTGCACTTCAACATCGAGACGAAGATCGAGGCCGACCGGCCCGGGCTCACCGCCTCGCCGCAGGAGTTCGTCGACACGATCCTCTCCGCGGTGCGCGATGCGGGCGTCACCGACAAGGTGATGATCCAGAGCTTCGATTGGCGGTCGCTACCGCTGGTGCGCGCGGCGGAGCCGTCGATCCCGCTGGTGATGCTGTGGAACGACTCCAACTGGTTCCCCGGGTCCGAGTGGACCGGCCCCGTGGACTACGACGCGGTGGGCGGGGACATCCTCGCGGCCGCGGACGCTCTCGGCGTCGAGGTCCTGTCCCCATCGCACACGCTCGTCGACGCGCCGCTCATCGCCGCCGCGCACGACGCCGGCTACCGCGTGGTGCCGTGGACCGTCGACGACACCGCCCGCATGGCCGAGCTCATCGACCTCGGCGTCGACGGACTCATCACCGATTACCCCACCCGCCTGCGCGCCGTCATGGCCGAGCGGGGGATGGCGCTGCCGGAGGCGTTCCCCGCGCAGTGA
- a CDS encoding propionyl-CoA synthetase → MTSSGHSGPGPHTGAYAQAYDASATTPDAFWLAAAQGIAWSTPPTRALDAEASESGRWFPDGRLNTCANALDRHVAAGHGDRAALIYDSAMLGVQRTYTYAELLDEVSRFAGVLAAQGISHGDRVVVYMPMIPEAAIAMLACARLGAVHSVVFGGFAAKELAARIDDAEPKALITASGGIEPARPVPYLPMVRQALEMTPAAPRTVIVKTREQVAGSAEDHPDWLDWDALMADAAPADPVAVAATDPLYVLYTSGTTGKPKGVVRDNGGYAVALHWSMGGIFDVRAGDVWWCASDVGWVVGHSYIVYAPLLAGATTVLYEGKPVGTPDAGAFWRVIAQHGVKALFTAPTAVRAIRKVDPDAALMSAHDMSTMTHLFTAGERLDPDTFEWAGRVLGVPVIDNWWQTETGWPITANLVGLEPMPIKPGSSTVPVPGFRVEILDDKGVQVATGEEGNIAIRLPLPPGTLTGLWGDPERFHSSYMAAFPGYYATGDSGRIDEDGYIFVLGRSDDVINVAGHRLSTGGMEAVVAGHPDVAECAVIGIHDDLKGQRPSGYVVLKSGSTIDADALREQLVALVRDEIGAVASFRDVTVVDALPKTRSGKILRKTMRQLVDGQDVVVPSTIEDMAVLEALEKQLGD, encoded by the coding sequence ATGACCAGCAGCGGCCACAGCGGACCAGGCCCGCACACCGGCGCGTACGCACAGGCCTACGACGCGTCGGCCACGACGCCGGACGCGTTCTGGTTGGCCGCCGCGCAGGGGATCGCATGGTCGACGCCCCCGACCCGCGCCCTCGATGCCGAGGCGTCCGAATCCGGCCGATGGTTCCCGGACGGCCGGCTCAACACCTGCGCCAACGCGCTCGACCGCCATGTGGCCGCAGGGCACGGCGACCGTGCCGCGCTGATCTACGACTCCGCCATGCTCGGCGTGCAGCGCACCTACACCTACGCGGAGCTGCTCGACGAGGTATCGCGCTTCGCGGGCGTGCTGGCCGCGCAGGGCATCAGCCACGGCGACCGCGTCGTCGTCTACATGCCGATGATCCCCGAGGCCGCAATCGCCATGCTCGCCTGCGCGCGGCTGGGCGCCGTGCACTCGGTGGTGTTCGGCGGCTTCGCGGCCAAGGAGCTCGCCGCCCGCATCGACGACGCCGAGCCGAAGGCGCTCATCACCGCGTCCGGCGGCATCGAACCGGCGCGTCCCGTGCCGTACCTTCCGATGGTGCGCCAGGCGCTGGAGATGACGCCGGCCGCCCCGCGGACGGTGATCGTCAAGACACGCGAACAGGTCGCCGGGTCCGCCGAGGACCACCCGGACTGGCTCGACTGGGACGCGCTCATGGCGGACGCCGCACCCGCCGACCCCGTGGCGGTCGCGGCCACCGATCCGCTCTACGTCCTCTACACCTCCGGAACCACCGGCAAGCCGAAGGGTGTGGTGCGCGACAACGGCGGCTACGCGGTGGCGCTCCACTGGTCCATGGGCGGCATCTTCGATGTCCGTGCGGGCGACGTCTGGTGGTGCGCCTCGGACGTCGGATGGGTGGTGGGGCACTCGTACATCGTCTACGCACCTCTGCTCGCCGGCGCCACCACGGTGCTCTACGAAGGCAAACCCGTGGGCACCCCCGACGCCGGCGCCTTCTGGCGGGTCATCGCCCAGCACGGCGTCAAGGCACTGTTCACCGCGCCCACCGCCGTCCGCGCCATCCGCAAGGTCGACCCCGACGCCGCGTTGATGTCCGCGCACGACATGTCCACGATGACCCACCTGTTCACCGCCGGCGAGCGGCTGGACCCGGACACGTTCGAGTGGGCGGGCAGGGTGCTCGGCGTGCCCGTCATCGACAACTGGTGGCAGACGGAGACCGGCTGGCCCATCACCGCCAACCTGGTGGGGCTCGAGCCGATGCCCATCAAACCCGGCTCGTCCACCGTGCCGGTGCCCGGGTTCCGGGTGGAGATCCTCGACGACAAAGGCGTCCAGGTGGCGACAGGCGAGGAGGGCAACATCGCCATCCGGCTGCCGCTGCCCCCGGGGACGCTCACCGGATTGTGGGGCGACCCGGAGCGGTTTCACTCGTCGTACATGGCGGCGTTCCCCGGGTACTACGCCACCGGCGACTCCGGCCGCATCGACGAGGACGGGTACATCTTCGTCCTCGGGCGCTCCGACGACGTGATCAACGTGGCCGGGCACCGGCTGTCCACCGGCGGGATGGAGGCCGTGGTGGCGGGGCATCCGGACGTGGCCGAGTGCGCGGTGATCGGCATCCACGACGACCTCAAAGGCCAGCGCCCCAGCGGCTACGTGGTGCTCAAGTCCGGCTCCACGATCGATGCCGACGCGCTGCGTGAACAGCTGGTGGCGCTGGTGCGCGACGAGATCGGCGCCGTCGCCTCGTTCCGGGACGTCACAGTGGTGGACGCGCTCCCCAAAACCCGCTCCGGCAAGATCCTGCGCAAGACGATGCGCCAGCTCGTCGACGGTCAGGACGTGGTGGTGCCCTCCACCATCGAGGACATGGCCGTGCTCGAAGCGCTGGAGAAGCAGCTGGGCGACTAG
- a CDS encoding carboxyl transferase domain-containing protein produces MPAPGDAPERITALALIEAVTDAGTFVSWDAEPVRLPHTDAYADSLRRARERTGVDESVLTGEATVDGRRVTLIACEFGFLGGSIGVAAAERITSAIERATAERLPVIASPTSGGTRMQEGTTAFLQMVKIAAAAQNHKAAHLPYLVYLRNPTTGGVFASWGSLGHITVAQPGALIGFLGPRVYAALYGEEFPTGVQTAENLFRNGIVDGVVAAADLRPLLVRALRVLAGRPDTLHAPGPHAAPGPAPQVVSRYQDVPDVPAWQSVILSRHGDRPGIRTLLAHAATDLVPLSGTGQGEVESAMVLALARIRGVPAVVLGQDRVAQTPSTPLGPGALREARRAMRLAEQVRLPLVLVIDTVGAALSVAAEERGLAPEIARCVADLVTLRTATVSIILGQGSGGGALALLPADRVLAAQHGWLAPLPPEGASAIVHRDTAHAPQMAEQQGVRSRDLLRDGIIDAVVLEESGDGPAELGARAGEAIAAELRALTEVGDDDRMRARLDRYRRLGLP; encoded by the coding sequence ATGCCCGCACCCGGCGACGCACCGGAACGCATCACCGCGCTCGCGCTCATCGAGGCCGTCACCGACGCGGGCACTTTCGTATCGTGGGACGCCGAACCCGTGCGCCTGCCGCACACCGACGCCTACGCGGATTCCCTACGACGCGCCCGCGAGCGCACCGGCGTCGACGAATCGGTGCTCACCGGCGAGGCCACGGTGGACGGCCGCCGGGTGACGCTGATCGCCTGCGAGTTCGGGTTCCTCGGCGGCTCCATCGGCGTGGCCGCGGCCGAGCGCATCACCTCCGCCATCGAGCGCGCCACCGCGGAACGGCTTCCGGTGATCGCCTCGCCCACCTCCGGCGGCACGCGCATGCAGGAGGGCACCACGGCGTTCCTGCAGATGGTGAAGATCGCCGCGGCCGCACAGAACCACAAGGCCGCGCACCTGCCCTACCTCGTCTACCTCCGCAACCCGACGACCGGCGGCGTGTTCGCCTCGTGGGGCTCGCTCGGCCACATCACCGTGGCCCAGCCGGGTGCGCTCATCGGTTTTCTGGGGCCGCGTGTGTACGCGGCGCTATACGGCGAGGAGTTCCCCACCGGGGTGCAGACGGCGGAGAACCTCTTCCGCAACGGCATCGTCGACGGCGTCGTCGCCGCCGCCGACCTGCGCCCCCTGCTCGTCCGCGCGCTGCGGGTTCTCGCGGGGCGTCCGGATACCTTGCACGCACCCGGCCCGCACGCAGCGCCCGGCCCCGCGCCGCAGGTCGTCTCCCGGTATCAGGACGTGCCCGACGTCCCCGCGTGGCAGTCGGTGATCCTGTCGCGGCACGGCGACAGGCCCGGCATCCGCACCCTGCTCGCCCACGCCGCCACCGACCTCGTCCCCCTCAGCGGCACCGGCCAGGGCGAGGTGGAGAGCGCGATGGTGCTGGCGCTGGCCCGGATCCGCGGCGTGCCCGCGGTCGTGCTGGGCCAGGACCGAGTGGCGCAGACGCCGTCGACACCTCTGGGACCCGGCGCGCTACGGGAGGCCCGCCGGGCGATGCGGCTGGCCGAACAGGTGCGTCTGCCCCTCGTCCTCGTCATCGACACCGTGGGCGCGGCGCTGTCCGTCGCCGCCGAGGAGCGGGGGCTGGCCCCGGAGATCGCTCGCTGCGTGGCCGACCTGGTGACCCTGCGCACCGCGACGGTGTCGATCATCCTCGGCCAGGGCAGCGGCGGCGGGGCGCTGGCGCTGCTGCCCGCCGACCGCGTGCTCGCAGCCCAGCACGGCTGGCTCGCACCGCTGCCGCCCGAGGGGGCGAGCGCCATCGTGCACCGCGACACCGCGCACGCCCCGCAGATGGCAGAGCAGCAGGGCGTGCGGTCGCGTGACCTGCTGCGCGACGGGATCATCGACGCCGTCGTCCTCGAGGAGTCCGGCGATGGCCCCGCAGAGCTCGGCGCGCGCGCCGGTGAGGCGATCGCCGCCGAACTGCGCGCGCTCACGGAGGTGGGCGACGATGACCGTATGCGCGCCCGGCTGGACCGATACCGGCGGCTGGGGCTCCCTTGA
- a CDS encoding enoyl-CoA hydratase, giving the protein MTGTEAQSGQVGVRHEGAVAVLELQRADKRNALNTSMCDAIREAVEEAAGGGARAVVITGAGTAFCAGADLSGDVYSSRFPLALVHMLHTIEQVRVPVIAAVNGPAIGAGTQLALACDLRVVDEGARFQIPVVKVGLAVHNWTVRKLTEMVGGGHARTMLLGAQQMDSVQAGTLGLANRIGDVAAAREWAAELAGYAPLSLQHLKMVFNDDGGRSKASDEQTELFNKVWASEDKSEASRARREGRAPRFQGV; this is encoded by the coding sequence GTGACGGGAACCGAGGCGCAGTCCGGGCAGGTGGGCGTGCGGCACGAGGGAGCCGTGGCGGTGCTGGAACTGCAGCGGGCGGACAAGCGCAATGCGCTGAACACCTCGATGTGCGACGCGATCCGCGAGGCCGTGGAGGAGGCGGCCGGGGGCGGTGCCCGCGCCGTCGTGATCACCGGCGCGGGCACCGCCTTCTGCGCGGGCGCCGACCTGTCCGGCGACGTCTACAGCAGCCGCTTCCCGCTGGCGTTGGTGCACATGCTGCACACGATCGAACAGGTGCGGGTCCCGGTGATCGCCGCGGTGAACGGCCCCGCGATCGGCGCGGGCACCCAGCTCGCCCTGGCCTGCGACCTGCGCGTCGTCGACGAGGGCGCGCGCTTCCAGATCCCCGTGGTCAAGGTGGGACTGGCGGTGCACAACTGGACCGTCCGCAAGCTCACGGAGATGGTCGGCGGTGGCCACGCGCGCACGATGCTCCTGGGCGCGCAGCAGATGGACAGCGTCCAGGCGGGCACGCTGGGCCTGGCGAACCGGATCGGCGATGTGGCGGCGGCCCGGGAGTGGGCGGCCGAGCTGGCGGGATACGCCCCGCTGAGCCTGCAGCACCTGAAGATGGTCTTCAACGACGACGGCGGCCGGTCCAAAGCCTCGGACGAGCAGACGGAGCTGTTCAACAAGGTCTGGGCCAGCGAGGACAAGTCGGAGGCGAGCAGGGCGCGGCGCGAGGGCCGCGCACCCCGGTTCCAAGGAGTGTGA
- a CDS encoding MBL fold metallo-hydrolase → MGEPRRAGLRDARAAAALAAAGAAAAVLAGELRHVRGEIGAPARRGVRFRNTEPSASFAPEGLWRGLQELRRDGGPRTPARSIPVIVPDVGAVAGECAATWLGHATVLLEIEGRRVLTDPVMRYRCSPSRWLGPRRLHRPPVTAAGLPPVDAVVISHDHYDHLERATVVRLARTQDCTFIVPTGVAAHLRQWGVDDGRIVELGWGASAVVAGLTFTSCEVRHFSGRGLRRDGTQWAGWSVTGARRRVFFGGDSGYTSAFRSAGDAHGPFDLTVLPIGAYSTLWPDIHMTPEEAVNACGDLNPGGRTTLLPVHWATFDLAPHSWSDPIDRLCAAVGRVAGNGRGGGIAVAVPPPGRRVDLAPTADGTGMLDGTGMSDGTGTEDGAGAGDGATPVAEEHRWWSDDRITD, encoded by the coding sequence GTGGGAGAACCCCGCCGCGCCGGCCTGCGCGATGCCCGGGCGGCAGCGGCACTCGCGGCTGCGGGCGCCGCGGCGGCCGTGCTGGCGGGCGAGTTGCGCCACGTGCGCGGCGAGATCGGCGCCCCGGCGCGGCGGGGAGTGCGGTTCCGCAACACCGAGCCGTCGGCGTCGTTCGCGCCGGAGGGGCTGTGGCGGGGCCTGCAGGAACTGCGCCGGGACGGCGGCCCCCGGACTCCCGCCAGGTCGATTCCGGTGATCGTGCCGGACGTCGGCGCCGTGGCGGGGGAGTGCGCCGCGACGTGGCTGGGGCACGCGACGGTGCTGCTCGAGATCGAGGGGCGGCGGGTGCTCACGGATCCGGTCATGCGATACCGCTGCTCGCCGTCCCGGTGGCTGGGCCCGCGGCGCCTGCACCGGCCGCCGGTGACCGCCGCGGGGCTCCCGCCGGTCGACGCGGTGGTGATCTCACACGACCATTACGACCATCTCGAGCGTGCGACGGTGGTCCGCCTGGCGCGCACGCAGGACTGCACCTTCATCGTGCCGACGGGGGTGGCCGCGCACCTGCGTCAGTGGGGTGTCGACGACGGCCGCATCGTGGAACTGGGGTGGGGGGCGTCCGCCGTCGTGGCGGGGCTGACGTTCACCTCGTGCGAGGTGCGGCACTTCTCCGGCCGGGGCCTCCGGCGGGACGGGACCCAGTGGGCGGGCTGGAGTGTGACGGGCGCGCGGAGGCGCGTGTTCTTCGGCGGCGACAGCGGCTACACATCGGCATTCCGGTCCGCCGGCGACGCGCACGGGCCGTTCGATCTGACGGTGCTGCCCATCGGCGCGTACTCCACCCTGTGGCCGGACATCCACATGACGCCGGAGGAGGCCGTCAACGCGTGCGGCGACCTCAACCCCGGAGGGCGCACCACGCTGCTCCCGGTGCACTGGGCGACCTTCGATCTGGCTCCGCACTCCTGGTCCGATCCCATCGATCGGCTGTGCGCGGCGGTAGGGCGCGTGGCGGGGAACGGCCGAGGAGGCGGGATCGCGGTGGCGGTTCCGCCGCCCGGGCGCAGGGTGGACCTCGCGCCGACGGCCGACGGCACAGGGATGTTGGACGGCACAGGGATGTCGGACGGCACCGGAACGGAGGACGGTGCAGGGGCGGGCGACGGCGCCACTCCCGTCGCGGAGGAGCACCGCTGGTGGAGTGACGACCGCATCACGGATTGA